The sequence ATGCGCGCGGAGACGAGGCGTTCGATCTCTTCTTCCGTGTAGGCGGGCCGTCGCATGGCATACAGCGCTTGCGCATACTCCGCCGTCTGCAAAAGGTCATGGATGTGCAGGGCTGCGTAGGCTCCCAACTCGACTGCTTCTGCCTCCAACTTGGCCAGATCCCGGACGTTCTTCGGGTACCGGGCCTTCTCCACGTCCTCCTTCATCGCGGACAACTTTCCGCCCGCGCACAGCACTTCATCGGCGGCGTCCAGGAAGTCCGGCTTGGGAGACCTCCGCCCGCGTTCCACGGACGAGACCATCTCCTCGCTGTACTTGATCCGCGCGCCCAGCTCTCCCTGTTTCAGCCCGGCGGCCTCCCGCCACATCTTGATCTGCCGTCCGACCGCCTTGAGTACGGCCTCGGCCTCCTCGTCCTCCACGTTGCCCCCTTGCGACGTACGAACCGTACGACCACGCCGGACGCCCGGACAGTCACGCTGCGTACCGTGGTCGTCGCTGTTCAGAGTAGGGAGGCGCGGCCACGCTGGGTGACATGAATCAGAAAAACCACCTCCGGATCCAGCTGTCGGCGACAAGAAGGGGCGCCCGGTTGGCCCGCCTCCTCACCGAGCGCCAACTGGACGAGTGGGGTGTGCCGTTCGAGGAGGCGACGCAGGTCGTGGCAGAGCTGGCGTCCAACGCCGTACTGCACGGGCGGGTGCGGGGACGGGACTTCCGCCTCGCGCTGGCGCTGCGCGACGACGGCACTCTCCGCATCGAGGTGACCGACGCCCGGGGCGACCGGATCCCGCGCGCCCCGGATCCGGTGGCCGAGGACACGGAAGGCGGCCGGGGTTTACGGATCGTGTCGGCGTACGCGGCCTGCTGGGGCGTGGCGCAGGCGCCGGCCGGGGCCAAGACCGTCTGGGCGGAACTCGTACCGGGACG comes from Streptomyces sp. FXJ1.172 and encodes:
- a CDS encoding helix-turn-helix domain-containing protein; its protein translation is MEDEEAEAVLKAVGRQIKMWREAAGLKQGELGARIKYSEEMVSSVERGRRSPKPDFLDAADEVLCAGGKLSAMKEDVEKARYPKNVRDLAKLEAEAVELGAYAALHIHDLLQTAEYAQALYAMRRPAYTEEEIERLVSARMARKSVFERVPRALITFVQEEATLRRPIGGRLVLRQQLERLLEMSKLRHVAIQVMPTDCEDHAGMMGSIQMLKLRNGKTLGHTEGQLYSRVISDPREAQVMEMRYGMIRAQALAPRESLAFIEKVLELET
- a CDS encoding ATP-binding protein translates to MNQKNHLRIQLSATRRGARLARLLTERQLDEWGVPFEEATQVVAELASNAVLHGRVRGRDFRLALALRDDGTLRIEVTDARGDRIPRAPDPVAEDTEGGRGLRIVSAYAACWGVAQAPAGAKTVWAELVPGRGGP